Below is a genomic region from Balneola sp. MJW-20.
AAGGTACCTGCAAATCCTGTCCATATACGGAGTTCGTTTTCCCGGAACAATGAAGCTCCCCAGAACTGATCTCTCGCCGTCATCAGGCTATGGATGCTTTCCTCTGAGGACTCATTGATAAGTGCATTTCGTATCTGAACAGCCAGTTCTTGTGAGCTGCGTGTAAAAGAGCTCCTCCGGTCATTAAAAGTATTTACCGCATTATTGATGGACTGGGTTTGAGCACGGCTGATATTTCTTTCTGAAAAGCTGTCACCCGCCATGAAGAACTCGAATATACCATATGCGATCAGCAGGGAGCTGAGAATGATGGTAAGCGTCCAGATTCTATTTAAGGGAAAGATCTTCAACGGGGCAGCAGGTTTTTAAGAAATATGAGCGAATATCAACCGGTAATCAAGTTCGGTATCTCACTGTCTTTCTTGCCTTTCAGCACACTTATGATCGCATTGGCAGCAAGCATTCCGATCGCTTCCCGTGTTTCAAAAGTAGCGCTTGCAATATGTGGTAATATGGTAGCATTCGGAGCCTGAATAAGTTCCGGGTGAACTTCAGGTTCTTCCTCAAATACATCAAGCCCTGCTCCTGCTATCTGTCCTTCTTTCAGGGCTCTGGCGAGAGCGGCCTCATCTACAACCGGCCCTCTGGAGATATTGATCAGATAGGCATGATCCGGCATGATCTTCAGAATATCTTCATCCACCAGATGATGTGTTCCTTCGGTCAGCGGACAATTGAGACTCAGTACATCCGCCTCCCGGGCAAGCTGCCGGTGATCGGTATAATAAACGGCGTCAAGTGCATGTGTAATATCATCAGGCAATGGATTCCTGTTGTGATAGGCGATATTCATTCCGAAAGCACGGGCGCGATGTGCAAATGATTGTCCTATCCGTCCCATTCCGATAATGCCCAGCGTCTTGCCCCGGAGTTCCATGCCCAGAAATCCCAGTGGTTCCCATCCTTTGAACTTTCCTTCACGGAGATACTGTTCCGCTTCGTTGAATTTTCGGGTCACTGCCATCAGTAATCCCATGGCAAAATCTCCGCAGGCTTCGGTCAGGACATCCGGTGTGTTTGCAACCCGGATCCCTTTTTCGTGTGCTGCATTTACATCAATATTGTCGTAGCCAACGGCGAAGTTAGCGATCACTTTTAGCTTAGGGGCATTTTCTATGACCTTGCGACTAACCGGGGTAGACAGCATGCATAGCAGAGCATCTGCATGTTGCAGTCCGGCAATCAGATCTTCCTCTGTATTATATTCCCCGCGCTCACCCTGTATGATTTTTCCGAAAGAGGAAAGGTGAGTGATTACTTTGTCAGGAATAGGTTCTGTGACCAGGATCTTCGGTTTCATGAGTATTCCTCAGGAAGCCGGCTTATCTTCTACTTTGGTGATCTTGGCATCATTCCACATTCTTTCGATGCTGTAGTATTCCCGCTTTTCTTTGCTCATTACATGGATTACGACATTCACATAGTCCAGAATGATCCAGGATCTTGTGTTAAAGCCTTCTTTCTTCCAGGCACGTTCGCCCATCTTTTCACGAAGATCATCTTCCACTGCATCGGCGAGAGCTTTGATCTGTACATCAGAATTACCGTGTGCCACCACGAAGTAGTCGGTAAGAGTGGTCAGCTCAGATACATCCATAACGGTTACATCCTGACCTTTTTTACTTAGCAGAGCTTCGGTGATTACCTCAACCATATCTTTGGAGGATACTTTTGATCCGGTGTAGCTCT
It encodes:
- the rsfS gene encoding ribosome silencing factor, whose protein sequence is MTKIKEPANKRFEESYTGSKVSSKDMVEVITEALLSKKGQDVTVMDVSELTTLTDYFVVAHGNSDVQIKALADAVEDDLREKMGERAWKKEGFNTRSWIILDYVNVVIHVMSKEKREYYSIERMWNDAKITKVEDKPAS
- a CDS encoding 2-hydroxyacid dehydrogenase; the protein is MKPKILVTEPIPDKVITHLSSFGKIIQGERGEYNTEEDLIAGLQHADALLCMLSTPVSRKVIENAPKLKVIANFAVGYDNIDVNAAHEKGIRVANTPDVLTEACGDFAMGLLMAVTRKFNEAEQYLREGKFKGWEPLGFLGMELRGKTLGIIGMGRIGQSFAHRARAFGMNIAYHNRNPLPDDITHALDAVYYTDHRQLAREADVLSLNCPLTEGTHHLVDEDILKIMPDHAYLINISRGPVVDEAALARALKEGQIAGAGLDVFEEEPEVHPELIQAPNATILPHIASATFETREAIGMLAANAIISVLKGKKDSEIPNLITG